Proteins encoded together in one Psilocybe cubensis strain MGC-MH-2018 chromosome 8, whole genome shotgun sequence window:
- a CDS encoding Anucleate primary sterigmata protein A, translated as MASSGAPVLPPMPDFLSADDPFSTAGDMKFHLQNLLDSKEKQLQQAGSLGQRVLAQQMELEERIRQLQELEADKGEDDEIDNEARERYRELAETIVAWDTENAQLSSTFGSSKRFLNGTHSPAVPYADLPREEPERAKASAGTSAAQSRRAKNAAHRADDVEFAFEIGSGLLTEVRRLQSLLGERDKAIQDMKEEKDDLEKTVEALRTALRQQEQNADKFKEENWNLEVTLQEIRTQLGDSQSSVQRLESEHKRLTKALSNARDAADQHKNEGERLQSVVAEMKSKHETDIAQARKHAAGLARDKSDLQQAVDTLKAEVARAGRMLPRFGSPLTPGGADTKDFLTPAGRDDDGDVFGTTGRGSTNRRNLDVSGLFPPDDLGSDFPDSPDPSPLRRPFLSSNHPTNEIEALQQRLAHAQRQINTLKGSLNREKQLRIKLEQAASASADADEAGPDDGEEYADENTAVVENKRVAKRSTTPFKVGGNRGGRGRGRGRGRGGITLIQRLGMASSSPASDFNDDDHAERDMSESPPPPVPPIPINFDQGDEEDEVSQFFGSSGDHEQTDEVEESQDHPSRSRSPSPSPAEPSSNRTSIDGMDPAFANVLRRIPSNGSSYTRSPLRQAVLGRSSKSGVIGRRPRGGVPYREARPPSIVKAPEVLSAELGEVDASPVKSYRNSLLNDAEIPEEDGEYIRVKKVEKVEFGCQTEVVEEEKTVVLPEPPVVVDIPVVPVPPPVEHAEMGTQSDPEPEPIPPPQITTSEMSLQTEPEPVVVPPQKSEMGIQHFTPEPVPVIPTPPVLIDSGVGTDPIPEPVPVGRGLPPLVIGDSSRRSTLTQSDVSRASTSAGETTITRSFLVGRNVEEEEEEDEGEETETGADTEDDYHDARQSIGLSTPSEDFHSIRTVTDNDYSDSEDGAETEDDTESIKASHFSSIRDPSSSSLVRPTTSSSYYPQQIPKEILYESVAVSADLYEPPSPVIIEAPPPPKPEVKEMSIQTDEWKPPTPPPAAPVPVAAPTPAAPPSKPAGLFRVGSSSHQFQFIPPPPPSSNGNTFSVHGPVFTPPSPVPTPKSSVFREPSGTLVRRATSNSERRQSIESLISSTNGGADDPASRSRVPSSSGNALLTSVDKTRPPVMSLPPPPKQPPPPNSMPPPNFIPERKVLASLNGSHHDGPPPRPSSPPPAELIQRATTPLGSILVPPGKYGSTRLHGSSLPPSQANLRQPPSTSSFRSTSVAGMHTQASMPPSHTLSSYSVRERERNQRSTSSLPSENSLASPRSSMSSERHLYQSVNEPSTPNKTADVTPRANNTMMATDPAIIHAITQTMIGEFLYKYTRRTIGKGVGEKRHKRFFWVHPYTKTLYWSSADPGSSNVSESSAKSAYIDGVRSVLDPNPMPPGLHQYSVIVSTPQREMKITAPTKERHDIWLNALKYLLARPSNAGVTSPANNTLLPQPQTPENLEQGRRPPLLSPQSQRSTRSAVAGETWNTTPRGQRSRSQVSIGGSVGKRSGTPAMEYMRWNAPESPYSPDRSFVDVPGQDSDELDFELHEENMSDEGFEGLENVRACCDGRHTVGPSGKVHHHHHHHHQQPNQGTITSRKSTDNQHLDVNPHLQDQARPSSPAWSFRSRTGSAQSHEAGGGIFGWGRGDDGKIRFGSRRSTKSSVPVQD; from the exons ATGGCTTCATCTGGAGCGCCTGTTTTGCCACCCATGCCCGATTTTTTATCAGCAGATGACCCCTTTTCCACCGCTGGCGACATGAAATTCCACCTTCAGAACCTCCTCGACAGCAAGGAGAAACAACTTCAGCAGGCAGGCAGTCTTGGGCAGCGGGTTCTTGCCCAGCAGATGGAGCTGGAGGAGCGAATCAGGCAGTTGCAGGAATTAGAGGCAGATAAGGGAGAGGACGATGAGATCGACAATGAGGCTCGCGAGCGATATCGTGAGCTTGCAGAGACTATCGTGGCATGGGACACGGAGAATGCGCAGCTTTCCAGCACTTTTGGAAGCTCAAAG CGTTTTCTTAATGGCACCCATTCTCCTGCAGTTCCATACGCAGACTTGCCCCGCGAGGAACCAGAGCGCGCAAAGGCATCTGCTGGAACATCAGCCGCTCAATCCAGGCGCGCAAAAAATGCGGCCCATCGTGCTGATGATGTCG AATTTGCTTTTGAAATTGGCAGTGGCTTGCTTACAGAGGTCCGTCGTCTTCAGAGTCTCCTCGGAGAAAGGGACAAGGCTATCCAGGACATGAAAGAGGAGAAGGATGATCTTGAAAAAACAGTGGAGGCTCTGAGGACTGCTCTCAGGCAGCAAGAACAAAATGCAG ACAAATTCAAGGAGGAAAACTGGAACCTTGAGGTGACTTTACAAGAAATCCGGACACAATTAGGGGACTCGCAATCTTCCGTGCAGCGCTTAGAGTCCGAACATAAGCGTCTGACAAAGGCTCTTTCAAACGCCCGTGATGCCGCCGACCAACACAAGAATGAGGGAGAACGCCTCCAAAGCGTTGTCGCTGAAATGAAATCTAAACACGAAACCGATATTGCACAGGCTCGCAAGCACGCAGCTGGGCTGGCTCGCGACAAATCCGACCTCCAACAAGCAGTGGACACCTTGAAGGCAGAAGTTGCTCGTGCCGGACGGATGCTTCCTCGGTTCGGTTCTCCACTTACACCGGGCGGAGCCGATACCAAAGATTTCCTCACTCCGGCGGGGCGTGATGACGATGGCGATGTTTTCGGAACCACAGGTCGTGGTTCTACAAACCGCAGGAATCTGGATGTTTCGGGCTTATTCCCGCCTGATGATCTGGGCTCAGACTTTCCTGACTCTCCTGATCCATCTCCCCTCCGCAGGCCTTTCTTGTCGTCTAATCACCCCACGAATGAGATCGAGGCCTTGCAGCAGCGGCTTGCACACGCACAGCGGCAGATTAATACTCTCAAAGGATCGTTGAATCGTGAGAAGCAGCTCCGGATCAAATTAGAACAAGCTGCCAGCGCCTCTGCTGATGCAGACGAGGCCGGTCCTGATGATGGAGAAGAGTATGCTGACGAAAATActgctgttgttgaaaaCAAGCGCGTTGCGAAGAGGTCGACTACTCCTTTCAAGGTTGGCGGTAATCGCGGCGGTCGTGGTCGTGGCCGTGGCCGCGGTCGGGGAGGAATCACTCTCATCCAAAGACTCGGTATGGCTTCGAGCAGTCCCGCCTCGGATTTCAACGACGACGATCATGCAGAGCGCGATATGTCCGAATCTCCACCGCCGCCTGTGCCTCCCATTCCTATCAACTTCGACCaaggagatgaagaggacgaggttTCTCAATTCTTTGGCAGCAGTGGAGATCATGAACAGACCGATGAGGTGGAGGAATCTCAAGACCACCcttcgcgctcgcgctcgcctTCTCCATCACCTGCCGAACCCAGCTCGAACCGGACCAGCATTGATGGAATGGACCCTGCCTTCGCTAATGTTCTCCGCCGCATCCCTTCAAATGGCTCGTCTTACACTCGGAGCCCATTGCGCCAAGCTGTGCTTGGTCGTTCTTCGAAGAGTGGCGTTATTGGGCGTAGGCCGAGAGGTGGTGTGCCGTACAGAGAAGCGAGACCACCTTCTATTGTCAAAGCTCCAGAGGTACTTTCTGCTGAGCTCGGCGAAGTTGACGCATCGCCAGTCAAGAGCTATAGAAATTCGTTGTTGAATGACGCCGAGATTCCTGAAGAAGATGGGGAATACATTAGGGTGAAGAAGGTTGAGAAAGTTGAGTTTGGTTGTCAGACAGAGGTTGTTGAAGAGGAAAAGACTGTGGTACTGCCCGAACCACCCGTGGTCGTCGACATCCCTGTGGTGCCAGTTCCTCCTCCAGTCGAGCACGCAGAAATGGGAACGCAGTCTGACCCAGAGCCTGAACCAATTCCTCCTCCACAGATTACAACGTCGGAAATGTCTCTGCAGACGGAACCCGAGCCGGTTGTTGTTCCTCCTCAGAAGTCCGAAATGGGCATTCAGCATTTCACACCAGAACCAGTGCCTGTTATTCCCACTCCTCCAGTGTTGATCGACAGCGGTGTTGGTACAGACCCTATTCCCGAGCCAGTACCTGTTGGAAGGGGTTTGCCACCGCTTGTCATTGGAGATTCAAGCCGCAGATCAACGCTTACACAGTCGGATGTCTCCAGGGCGAGCACAAGTGCTGGTGAGACGACCATCACACGATCCTTCTTGGTTGGACGTAAtgtggaggaagaggaagaagaggacgaaggaGAGGAGACTGAAACAGGAGCTGATACAGAGGACGATTACCACGACGCCAGGCAAAGCATTGGCCTGTCAACTCCTTCCGAAGACTTCCATTCTATTCGTACTGTTACAGACAATGATTATTCTGACTCTGAAGATGGCGCAGAGACAGAAGATGACACTGAGAGCATCAAGGCCTCTCACTTTTCGAGCATACGCGATCCCTCGTCCAGCTCATTGGTGCGGCCCACGACATCATCCTCTTACTATCCTCAGCAAATTCCCAAGGAGATTCTGTACGAAAGCGTTGCTGTCAGCGCCGATTTATAcgaacctccttctcccgtGATCATCGAGGCGCCACCACCGCCCAAACCTGAGGTGAAAGAGATGTCCATCCAAACTGACGAGTGGAAACCACCGACGCCGCCGCCGGCAGCACCTGTGCCAGTAGCCGCTCCCACTCCTGCTGCACCACCATCCAAGCCAGCAGGTCTCTTCCGCGTAGGATCTTCCTCTCATCAATTCCAGTTcattcctccacctccaccgtCTTCTAATGGAAACACCTTTTCGGTCCATGGTCCTGTGTTtactcctccttctcctgtGCCCACACCAAAGTCCAGTGTGTTCCGTGAACCATCTGGTACTCTAGTTCGTCGCGCAACGTCTAACTCAGAGCGACGACAATCCATAGAATCTCTCATTTCGTCGACTAACGGTGGTGCAGATGACCCAGCCAGTCGATCGCGTGtaccgtcgtcgtcgggcAACGCACTCCTTACTTCTGTCGATAAGACGAGACCACCCGTTATGTcacttccaccaccaccgaaACAACCGCCTCCGCCCAACAGCATGCCTCCTCCCAATTTCATTCCCGAGCGCAAGGTTCTTGCAAGCTTGAATGGATCGCATCACGATGGTCCTCCTCCAAGACCATCGTCGCCACCTCCTGCTGAGCTCATCCAGCGGGCGACCACACCACTTGGTTCCATTCTTGTGCCTCCAGGTAAATATGGAAGCACGAGATTGCATGGTTCGAGTCTGCCGCCATCGCAGGCCAACCTGCGGCAGCCACCGTCGACGAGCAGCTTCAGGTCGACATCCGTCGCTGGAATGCACACACAAGCGTCGATGCCTCCTTCGCACACGCTATCGTCTTACAGTGtcagagaacgagaacgcaACCAAAGGTCGACGTCGTCTCTTCCTTCGGAAAACAgcctcgcctcgcctcgATCGTCCATGTCGTCTGAGAGGCACCTCTACCAATCTGTGAACGAGCCGTCAACGCCAAACAAGACGGCTGATGTTACCCCTCGGGCTAATAACACGATGATGGCCACAGATCCTGCTATCATCCACGCTATTACACAGACCATGATTGGAGAATTCTTGTACAAATATACCCGTCGGACGATTGGGAAGGGGGTTGGAGAGAAGCGGCATAAGCGGTTCTTCTGGGTTCATCCGTATACCAAGACGTTGTACTGGAGCTCGGCGGACCCTGGCTCGTCCAATGTGTCGGAGTCGAGCGCAAAAAGTGCATATATTGATGGAGTGCGCTCTGTGCTCGATCCTAACCCTATGCCTCCTGGTTTGCATCAGTACAGTGTAATCGTGTCTACTCCTCAGCGCGAGATGAAGATCACTGCTCCCACGAAAGAACGACATGATATTTGGTTGAAC GCTCTGAAATACCTCCTTGCCCGGCCGAGCAATGCAGGGGTGACTTCTCCTGCCAACAAcactcttcttcctcaaccCCAGACGCCTGAAAATCTGGAACAAGGACGAcgccctcctcttctcagCCCACAAAGTCAGCGTAGCACAAGAAGTGCTGTTGCAGGTGAGACGTGGAACACTACACCTCGTGGGCAGCGGAGTCGCTCTCAAGTTTCCATTGGCGGTTCGGTAGGCAAACGTTCAGGTACACCGGCCATGGAGTATATGCGATGGAATGCCCCCGAGAGCCCGTACAGTCCCGACCGTTCGTTTGTTGACGTGCCCGGACAAGATTCCGACGAACTTGACTTCGAGCTTCATGAAGAGAATATGTCTGATGAGGGCTTCGAAGGGCTGGAGAACGTGCGAGCATGCTGCGATGGCCGGCACACCGTTGGCCCTTCAGGCAAAgtgcaccaccaccaccatcatcatcaccagcAACCCAACCAAGGGACAATAACCAGCCGGAAGAGCACAGATAACCAACACTTGGATGTAAACCCGCACTTGCAGGACCAGGCGCGACCATCGTCGCCTGCATGGTCGTTCCGCTCGCGGACGGGGAGTGCACAGTCTCATGAAGCTGGCGGAGGCATCTTTGGCTGGGGCCGAGGAGACGACGGCAAAATTCGATTCGGATCAAGGCGGTCAACAAAATCATCTGTTCCTGTACAGGACTAA
- a CDS encoding Peptidyl-Lys metalloendopeptidase, with amino-acid sequence MFSFAMRNALIALTTLAVAASAASSLSLEIAGPDQVQTVESLNVMATITNTGDEAIKILNDPRGPLSKLPTDTFTITDSTGAKPAFTGIKVKYVPKTAASIGAYTTLSPGESIKVSHNLGEAYNFTAPGAGAYDIQANNLFYIVKPDNSVSPIYADHASSHRAHISGKLAVTRPGAGALSKRASYTGCSSSQQSALVSAASAAQSYAASSLSYLKSHTSATTRYTTWFGTYTAARYSTVLSQYTKINSNTFSSFTFDCTCTDSGTYAYVYPDTFGHVYLCGAFWSAPTTGTDSKGGTIIHESSHFTSNGGTDDNAYGQSACKSLAKSNPDSAVDNADSHEYFSENNPSLA; translated from the exons ATGTTCTCTTTTGCTATGCGAAATGCTCTCATCGCTCTGACCACTCTAGCCGTCGCTGCTTCCGCTGCTTCTTCCCTTTCGCTGGAAATAGCAG GTCCTGATCAGGTTCAGACGGTGGAGAGCCTCAACGTTATGGCCACTATCACCAACACAGGAGACGAGGCAATCAAAATTCTCAATGATCCCCGAGGCCCTCTGTCCAAGCTCCCCACTGATACCTTCACCATTACTGATTCCACAGGCGCTAAACCTGCTTTTACTGGGATCAAAGTCAAGTATGTGCCAAAGACTGCCGCTTCTATTGGCGCATACACCACCTTATCCCCTGGCGAATCCATCAAAGTCTCGCATAACC TCGGTGAGGCGTATAACTTTACCGCACCAGGGGCTGGCGCATACGACATCCAGGCCAATAACCTCTTCTACATCGTCAAACCCGACAACTCTGTCTCCCCTATTTACGCAGACCATGCCTCGTCGCACCGCGCCCATATCTCTGGAAAGCTGGCGGTAACCCGACCCGGTGCTGGCGCCCTCTCCAAACGCGCAAGCTACACTGGCTGCAGCTCCTCGCAGCAGTCCGCGCTCGTCTCCGCCGCATCAGCAGCGCAAAGCTATGCCGCAAGCTCGCTGTCCTACCTCAAGTCGCACACGTCCGCGACAACGCGGTACACGACATGGTTCGGGACTTACACTGCTGCCCGTTATTCCACTGTCCTATCGCAGTACACCAAGATAAACTCGAACACGTTCTCGTCGTTCACATTTGATTGCACATGCACCGATTCTGGCACGTATGCGTATGTGTACCCCGATAC ATTTGGACATGTATACCTATGTGGTGCGTTTTGGAGTGCACCCACCACTGGAACCGATTCAAAG GGCGGAACCATCATTCACGAGTCTTCCCACTTCACCTCAAACGGCGGAACTGACGATAACGCTTATGGCCAGTCAGCTTGCAAGTCACTTGCGAAGAGCAACCCTGACTCGGCCGTAGATAACGCCGACTCTCATGAGTATTTCTCTGAGAATAATCCTTCCCTCGCTTGA
- a CDS encoding Protein fluG — protein sequence MNISSNIGVDYKASSLDLGVIHPSSLQGSDIKFIRLQWLDYTNMVKFRIMPVSYFQKLLASQRPGVNLAKPSLGLVGLGLAEGFPIMGEYYLTPDVRTLRRCPYEPGHASLMSWFEEKAPVELPDGSSSVAVPLCPRTTLKRIVDCAENESHVKFLVGFESEFVLLKSTDPIEAVNIHEFSSSDSMRPGAIETTVMNEIAKSVQESGIELQLYHAEAGAGQYEVVTGPLPPLESADALVHTREIIYNTAARYGLRATFTPRLPTSAIGSAAHMHLSIHSTVRTPSPKHPLHTPKAPNVLSPLESTFLAGLLAHLPALPALTLPTAASYQRVGDGRWSGGTYVCWGTENREAPVRLTNPASPSSRRFELRFMDGTANPYLALAGIIGAGHAGVRAGLKLEVQDNPGPQSAAQMSPEERAALGIVRRMPLSWEEGRKNIQSDRELVVILGEELVEKYLSVNKLVDSTINNPEASESERIQSLIKFY from the exons ATGAATATCAGCTCTAATATCGGCGTCGACTACAAGGCATCCAGCCTTGATCTCGGGGTCATTCACCCAAGCTCCTTGCAAGGCTCTGACATCA AATTCATTCGCTTGCAATGGCTTGACTATACAAATATGGTCAAATTCCGTATCATGCCGGTGTCCTACTTCCAAAAGCTCCTGGCATCTCAGCGGCCGGGCGTCAACCTCGCCAAACCCTCGCTAGGACTCGTTGGGCTCGGATTGGCAGAGGGATTCCCTATCATGGGCGAATACTATCTTACTCCTGACGTTCGCACTTTGAGGAGGTGTCCGTATGAACCCGGCCATGCGAGCTTGATGAGTTGGTTCGAAGAAAAGGCTCCTGTTGAGCTTCCGGATGGTTCTTCGAGTGTTGCAGTTCCTCTCTGTCCTAGGACCACACTAAAACGAATTGTTGA TTGCGCAGAAAACGAATCGCATGTTAAATTTCTTGTTGGCTTTGAAAGCGAGTTTGTGTTGTTAAAGAGTACTGATCCCATCGAGGCTGTAAATATCCATGAGTTTTCAAGCTCAGATTCTATGCGTCCCGGAGCCATTGAAACAACTGTCATGAATGAAATAGCCAAATCTGTCCAAGAATCGGGTATTGAACTCCAACTGTATCACGCTGAAGCTGGTGCTGGACAG TATGAGGTCGTGACGGGCCCACTCCCACCTCTCGAATCAGCCGACGCACTAGTCCACACCCGGGAAATCATCTACAACACAGCTGCCCGCTACGGGCTCCGTGCAACCTTCACCCCCCGTCTACCCACAAGCGCAATCGGCAGCGCCGCCCATATGCACTTATCCATCCACTCAACCGTTCGTACCCCTTCTCCCAAGCACCCGCTTCACACCCCAAAGGCGCCCAATGTCCTCTCTCCTCTGGAATCTACCTTCCTCGCCGGGCTGCTTGCGCACCTCCCAGCTTTACCAGCGCTAACACTGCCCACCGCGGCCTCGTACCAAAGGGTAGGCGACGGGCGGTGGTCCGGTGGCACGTACGTTTGCTGGGGCACCGAGAACCGCGAGGCGCCCGTGCGCCTCACCAACCCAGCGTCGCCTTCGAGCCGCCGGTTCGAGCTGCGGTTCATGGACGGCACGGCGAACCCGTACCTCGCGCTTGCCGGTATCATAGGCGCCGGACACGCGGGGGTGCGCGCTGGCTTGAAATTGGAGGTGCAGGATAATCCGGGACCTCAGAGCGCAGCGCAGATGTCGCCGGAGGAGAGAGCGGCTCTGGGTATCGTAAGACGCATGCCGCTCAGTTGGGAGGAAGGACGGAAGAATATTCAGAGCGATCGAGAGCTTGTAGTGATTCTGGGGGAAGAGTTGGTGGAGAAGTATTTGTCGGTGAATAAA CTTGTCGACAGCACCATTAACAATCCAGAAGcaagtgaaagtgaaagaaTTCAATCTCTCATTAAATTCTATTAA
- a CDS encoding 3',5'-cyclic-nucleotide phosphodiesterase regA, with product MCRAIHLEAAQAQAPSPVQKQSPAVLAHTHAYPRDWRRRSADVGGLARALASAAVSMNGGGMGEDDELSGFGGAMGGVHGEEEWGAGVQGQGWMGGEPGEIATEYAELLSDMYTQTMSSVNDNNVETLPPSISDSKRTKLIWALDRWHFEPHLLEEDEVIACTILIFEALFRVEGMQEAVPVSMQQITSFIHHLRRIYRYENTYHNFEHALDVLQATQSYLKSAGVVPPPSFLLEAPGRRWTPRKGLNDGGGTLIASLGRRELFMLYVAAIGHDVGHPGFSNHFMKNAHTPLAQLYPSGSALEHLHIQLLLRVMRAHGLASVLLDSPADGAHLRKVLVQSVLATDMGVHDAFMETLRNCVEGGKGSLCHRQIVLCQAILKNADISNPTRPFLVSKHWASLLSHEWSAQASLESSYHLTPTVQPFSASPRALAASQIFFISRYAKPLLELTEKAVPEMRMYREWCRKNLKEWEQRKRGVEKEEKEEQEREEKAREREERRRRNRGLETDADDGSMGTGTSASPSAVSSVPSSIPSTPGMQPTAVPVSLQAAVAAVNASGGSAAGTTPTPTPLPLTHNQSYLPPPPPQLIMTPGSPRIPGFTSAFPLTLPTHHPPALALSVVSSTAYSSYPSSSRSSSSASSSVGSEKARVNGVGVEDALLTIPIPPSSPSFSVSDDASEAASVPFSPLSETSGSFATRAAGGSTPTQIPPLSVHALGGSLAVNGGYGHSKQSAAVTAQAAARALRAASKAGSMRKRSQMNLNASAHAHAHALENLTMSMRFVGVNGGGGGGDENVNGHGLANGVIEDGKANEPLPPPLVDKFATVGRKIKAKTRTNVRAARNSWCAGTSGVGFGNVFFGFTNVGSSVDGNAHATANGSEISNAGSDEDKDSEKDVNGSGPPPSSAPPNVGVGTAGGALKPLPLKAMKLQVSP from the exons ATGTGCCGTGCGATCCATTTGGAGGCTGCCCAAGCGCAAGCCCCATCGCCCGTGCAAAAGCAGTCTCCCGCCGTTCTTGCACATACTCATGCGTACCCCCGCGACTGGCGCAGGCGTAGTGCAGATGTAGGTGGGCTCGCGCGTGCGCTTGCGAGTGCTGCTGTGAGTATGAACGGGGGTGGTATGGGGGAGGACGACGAGCTGAGTGGGTTTGGCGGTGCGATGGGTGGTGTGCATGGCGAGGAGGAGTGGGGTGCGGGTGTGCAGGGCCAGGGATGGATGGGAGGCGAGCCGGGAGAGATTGC GACGGAGTACGCAGAGCTGCTCAGCGACATGTATACGCAGACAATGAGCTCTGTGAATGATAATAATGTCGAGAC CCTCCCGCCGTCCATTTCCGACTCGAAGCGTACCAAGCTCATCTGGGCGCTTGACCGCTGGCACTTCGAGCCTCACCTGCtcgaagaggacgaggtgATTGCATGCACCATCCTGATCTTCGAGGCGCTCTTCCGAGTTGAGGGTATGCAGGAGGCCGTCCCAGTGTCCATGC AACAAATAACCTCCTTCATCCACCATTTGCGGCGCATCTACCGCTACGAAAACACATACCACAACTTTGAACACGCACTCGATGTTCTGCAAGCTACACAATCGTATCTCAAGTCGGCCGGCGTTGTACCTCCCCCGTCTTTCCTCCTTGAGGCACCTGGCCGCCGATGGACCCCTCGCAAGGGCTTGAACGACGGTGGCGGGACCTTGATCGCGAGTCTGGGAAGGAGAGAGCTGTTCATGCTGTATGTCGCCGCGATTGGGCACGATGTGGGGCATCCAGGGTTTTCTAACCATTTTATG AAAAACGCACATACGCCTCTCGCGCAGCTCTACCCATCTGGCTCTGCGCTCGAGCATCTGCACATCCAGCTTCTGCTGCGAGTCATGCGCGCGCACGGGCTGGCGTCCGTGCTGCTCGACAGCCCCGCAGACGGCGCGCACCTGCGGAAGGTGCTCGTGCAGAGTGTGCTGGCAACGGACATGGGGGTACACGATGCGTTCATGGAAACGCTAAGGAACTGTGTTGAAGGTGGTAAGGGCAGCTTGTGTCACCGCCAGATTGTGTTGTGCCAGGCAATTTTGAAGAATGCGGATATTAGCAACCCG ACTCGCCCCTTCCTCGTATCCAAACACTGGGCCTCCTTGCTCTCGCATGAGTGGTCTGCTCAAGCATCTCTCGAGTCGTCTTACCACCTCACGCCAACCGTTCAACCATTCTCCGCTTCTCCCCGCGCACTTGCAGCCTCACagattttcttcatttcgCGCTACGCCAAGCCGCTCTTGGAATTGACGGAGAAGGCTGTCCCAGAGATGCGCATGTATAGGGAGTGGTGCAGGAAGAATTTGAAGGAATGGGAGCAACGAAAGAGAGGTgtggaaaaagaggaaaaggaggagcaagagagGGAAGAGAAGGCGCgcgagagggaggagaggcGGCGAAGAAATAGGGGTCTGGAGACAGACGCAGATGACGGCAGTATGGGTACCGGGACAAGTGCGAGCCCCAGTGCGGTTTCGAGTGTACCGTCGAGCATTCCTTCGACACCGGGCATGCAGCCCACCGCTGTGCCTGTGTCCCTGCAAGCCGCTGTCGCTGCCGTGAACGCGTCAGGCGGCTCGGCAGCAGGaacgacaccgacaccgacccCGTTGCCACTCACCCACAACCAAAGTTACCTcccgccaccaccgccacaGCTGATCATGACACCCGGCTCGCCGCGTATACCCGGATTCACGTCCGCGTTCCCACTGACGCTGCCCACACACCACCCCCCTGCGCTCGCGCTGTCGGTCGTCTCATCTACCGCGTACTCTTCTTATCCCTCTTCATCCCGCTCGTCATCGTCGGCAAGCTCATCCGTGGGCTCAGAAAAGGCGCGGGTAAatggtgtgggtgtggaaGACGCGTTGTTGACCATCCCGATTCCACCTTCATCTCCTTCGTTCTCAGTCTCGGATGACGCGTCCGAGGCCGCATCTGTGCCCTTCTCGCCTTTGAGCGAGACCTCGGGGTCATTTGCCACGCGAGCTGCGGGTGGGTCGACGCCTACGCAGATTCCGCCTCTGAGTGTGCATGCTCTCGGCGGCAGTCTCGCCGTAAATGGAGGATATGGCCATAGCAAGCAGTCGGCAGCGGTGACTGCACAAGCGGCGGCACGGGCGTTGCGTGCTGCGAGTAAGGCTGGGTCGATGCGGAAGCGTAGCCAGATGAATTTGAATGCGAGTGCGCACGCGCATGCACATGCGCTTGAGAACTTGACGATGAGTATGCGGTTTGTTGGGGTtaatggtggtggtggcggtggcgaTGAAAATGTTAACGGACATGGATTGGCGAATGGAGTCATTGAGGACGGGAAAGCGAACGAGCCCCTACCACCACCTTTGGTCGATAAATTCGCTACGGTTGGGCGTAAGATTAAGGCCAAGACGCGTACCAATGTCAGAGCGGCAAGGAACTCGTGGTGTGCAGGGACAAGTGGTGTCGGGTTTGGAAATGTTTTCTTTGGATTTACCAATGTTGGCTCAAGCGTGGATGGAAATGCACATGCCACCGCGAATGGCAGCGAGATTTCGAATGCAGGGAGTGACGAGGACAAGGACAGTGAAAAAGACGTCAATGGGAGCGGACCGCCACCTTCGTCTGCGCCTCCGAACGTCGGGGTGGGGACGGCTGGGGGTGCCCTGAAGCCGCTTCCGTTGAAGGCCATGAAGCTGCAGGTCTCGCCGTGA